One Halorientalis litorea DNA segment encodes these proteins:
- a CDS encoding phosphate signaling complex PhoU family protein, with product METRKVQVTGGSTYTVSLPKDWAKANDVSAGSIVEFHAEGDSLLLTPKREEERTEGTLDVTGLAGDELTRAVMTMYVSGFDIITLETPRIEAPQRRTIRQATQGLVGLEVIEETSDRVVLQDLLDSSELSVHNAITRMRLVSLTMLSDAVTALIDGDDNLAHDVIERDDDVDRLWYMISRVFRSVLRDPTAASQIGLPRETCFDYQSSARQLERVADHATKIANLTLEIGDVPDEVGAELETLHDEAIAVPEQAMDALLEDDSAKATELANAAREQIAGIDDQTRVVDDLIRELDSQTAQVLGLVVDSLSRTADYGGNIAESALQKAAPHP from the coding sequence ATGGAGACGCGCAAAGTTCAGGTCACGGGCGGGTCCACGTACACCGTGTCGCTGCCCAAAGACTGGGCGAAGGCAAACGACGTGAGTGCCGGGAGCATCGTCGAGTTCCACGCGGAGGGGGATTCGTTGTTGCTGACCCCCAAGCGCGAGGAGGAGCGGACGGAAGGGACTCTCGACGTGACCGGGTTGGCCGGCGACGAACTGACGCGCGCAGTGATGACGATGTACGTCAGCGGGTTCGACATCATCACGCTCGAAACGCCGCGCATCGAGGCCCCGCAACGGCGAACCATCCGACAGGCCACGCAGGGCCTCGTCGGGTTGGAAGTCATCGAGGAGACGAGCGACCGGGTGGTCCTGCAGGACCTGCTCGACTCCTCGGAACTGTCGGTACACAACGCCATCACGCGGATGCGGTTGGTGTCGCTGACGATGCTCTCGGATGCCGTGACGGCACTCATCGACGGCGACGACAACCTCGCCCACGACGTTATCGAACGCGACGACGACGTTGACCGCCTCTGGTACATGATTTCACGCGTGTTCCGGTCGGTTCTCCGCGACCCGACGGCCGCCTCGCAAATCGGGCTCCCCCGCGAGACGTGTTTCGACTACCAGTCCAGTGCCCGGCAACTGGAGCGGGTCGCCGACCACGCGACCAAGATAGCGAACCTGACGCTCGAAATCGGGGACGTTCCCGACGAGGTGGGTGCCGAACTGGAGACGCTCCACGACGAGGCCATCGCGGTCCCCGAGCAGGCGATGGACGCGCTCCTCGAAGACGACTCGGCGAAGGCGACGGAACTCGCCAACGCCGCCCGCGAGCAGATAGCGGGCATCGACGACCAGACCCGGGTGGTCGACGACCTCATCCGCGAACTCGACTCACAGACGGCACAGGTACTGGGCTTGGTCGTCGACTCCCTCTCCCGGACCGCCGACTACGGCGGCAACATCGCCGAGAGCGCGCTCCAGAAGGCCGCACCCCATCCCTGA
- a CDS encoding universal stress protein, translated as MYDDILVPIDGTDSLDAVFPHTADIARRRDATVHVLYVVDDRAFLTLADDMQDDVLEEFQSKGEAALAEAERRFTDDGIDVTGEIRRGNPSEEIVATAEAEGIDLVTMGTHGDDAQETVLGSVSRAVASTADVPVLTVSLD; from the coding sequence ATGTACGACGATATACTCGTCCCTATCGACGGTACGGACTCGCTCGACGCGGTGTTCCCACACACCGCAGACATCGCGCGACGCCGAGACGCGACCGTTCACGTCCTCTACGTCGTCGACGACCGGGCGTTCCTGACGCTGGCAGACGACATGCAGGACGACGTACTCGAAGAGTTCCAGTCCAAGGGCGAGGCCGCACTCGCGGAGGCCGAGCGACGGTTCACCGACGACGGCATCGACGTGACCGGCGAGATTCGGCGCGGCAACCCGTCCGAGGAAATCGTCGCCACCGCCGAAGCGGAGGGAATCGACCTCGTGACGATGGGGACACACGGCGACGACGCACAGGAGACGGTGCTGGGGAGCGTCAGCCGTGCTGTCGCGTCCACCGCGGACGTGCCGGTGCTGACCGTCTCGCTGGACTGA
- the msrB gene encoding peptide-methionine (R)-S-oxide reductase MsrB: protein MSQDTQRDIPDTDAEWRDVLTDEEYRILREAGTEPKFSGEYVDKKDDGTYVCAGCGTELFDSDTKFGSGTGWPSFYDAAGDNVETRVDTSHGMRRTEVVCATCEGHLGHVFDDGPDPTGKRYCINSAALDFDPAE from the coding sequence ATGTCACAGGACACGCAGCGAGACATCCCCGACACCGACGCGGAGTGGCGTGACGTCCTCACCGACGAGGAGTACCGCATCCTCCGGGAAGCCGGTACGGAACCAAAGTTCAGCGGCGAGTACGTCGACAAGAAAGACGACGGCACCTACGTCTGTGCCGGGTGCGGGACGGAGCTGTTCGACTCGGACACGAAGTTCGGGTCCGGCACCGGGTGGCCGAGTTTCTACGACGCCGCCGGGGACAACGTCGAGACACGCGTCGACACGAGCCACGGAATGCGCCGAACGGAAGTCGTCTGTGCGACCTGTGAGGGACACCTCGGGCACGTCTTCGACGACGGGCCGGACCCGACCGGCAAACGCTACTGCATCAACTCGGCCGCACTCGACTTCGACCCCGCGGAGTAA
- a CDS encoding MTH865 family protein, which translates to MVDKEDLRQQLIDGFEGADFPVSSPMDLVPALPNGPATTFESGDVSFTAMELNQKGGGGDFPYDEVENLVDDIMEGLEEEDYI; encoded by the coding sequence ATGGTCGACAAAGAAGACCTGCGACAGCAGCTCATCGACGGCTTCGAAGGTGCAGACTTCCCAGTGTCCAGTCCGATGGACCTCGTGCCCGCGCTCCCGAACGGTCCGGCCACGACGTTCGAGTCCGGCGACGTGAGCTTCACGGCAATGGAACTGAACCAGAAGGGCGGCGGCGGGGACTTCCCCTACGACGAAGTCGAGAACCTCGTCGACGACATCATGGAAGGCCTCGAAGAAGAAGACTACATTTAA
- a CDS encoding fumarylacetoacetate hydrolase family protein, which yields MKLARAETADGIVEGEYVDGTIETDDGTYDLGDEATLLAPCDPDALFCVGRNFGEKVDQMDYDIPDVPDWFIKPPHSLHPPEQPIPYPDWTAELTYAGELAAVVDERCHDITEDEVDDVLRGYTILNDMDALDQERRTARKAFDGSGPLGPWIETDYEPVGKEMETHINGERRQHDNTENMFNKPRETVAFLSERYTFRPGDVISFGSPANPGLVEPGDDIEIRYEGIGTLRNTVGE from the coding sequence ATGAAACTCGCACGCGCGGAGACGGCGGACGGCATCGTCGAAGGGGAGTACGTCGACGGGACCATCGAGACGGACGACGGAACCTACGACCTCGGCGACGAGGCGACCCTACTCGCACCGTGTGACCCCGACGCACTCTTTTGCGTGGGGCGGAACTTCGGCGAGAAGGTCGACCAGATGGACTACGACATCCCCGACGTGCCGGACTGGTTCATCAAGCCGCCCCACAGCCTCCACCCGCCCGAACAGCCGATTCCGTACCCCGACTGGACCGCCGAGTTGACCTACGCCGGGGAACTCGCCGCGGTCGTCGACGAGCGGTGTCACGACATCACCGAGGACGAGGTCGACGACGTGCTCCGTGGGTACACGATTCTCAACGACATGGACGCACTCGACCAGGAACGCCGGACGGCCCGGAAGGCGTTCGACGGGTCCGGGCCGCTCGGGCCGTGGATAGAGACGGACTACGAACCGGTCGGCAAGGAGATGGAGACCCACATCAACGGCGAGCGTCGCCAGCACGACAACACCGAGAACATGTTCAACAAGCCCCGCGAAACCGTCGCGTTCCTCTCCGAGCGGTACACGTTCCGCCCCGGCGACGTTATCTCGTTCGGGAGTCCGGCCAACCCCGGACTGGTCGAACCCGGCGACGACATCGAAATCCGCTACGAGGGCATCGGGACGCTCCGGAACACCGTCGGGGAGTGA
- a CDS encoding gamma carbonic anhydrase family protein, producing the protein MDSRAFAFEGTSPDVHETARVSRESTVVGDVTVEADASVWPGVVLRGDVGSVRVGPESHVGDNAVLHAATVGKRVMVGHGAVLNDTTVADGALVGFNSTVTDSHIGEGSIVATGTVVPAGYEVPAESFVRGMPATVTPLAETSIDPDAVFEAYSSGGYTDLAHRHEELFSR; encoded by the coding sequence ATGGACAGTCGAGCGTTTGCCTTCGAGGGAACGAGCCCGGATGTCCACGAGACTGCTCGCGTCAGCCGTGAATCGACGGTAGTCGGGGACGTAACTGTCGAAGCCGACGCCAGCGTCTGGCCGGGCGTGGTCCTGCGCGGTGACGTGGGGTCCGTCCGTGTCGGCCCCGAATCACACGTCGGTGACAACGCCGTCCTCCACGCCGCGACGGTGGGTAAGCGGGTGATGGTCGGTCACGGTGCGGTACTGAACGACACCACCGTTGCGGACGGGGCACTGGTCGGGTTCAACTCGACGGTGACGGACTCACACATCGGCGAGGGCAGCATCGTCGCTACGGGGACGGTCGTGCCGGCGGGCTACGAGGTGCCAGCGGAGTCGTTCGTTCGCGGCATGCCCGCGACGGTCACGCCACTCGCGGAGACGAGCATCGACCCGGACGCCGTCTTCGAGGCCTACAGTTCCGGCGGGTACACCGACCTCGCCCACCGACACGAAGAACTGTTCAGTAGATAG
- a CDS encoding PAS domain S-box protein, whose protein sequence is MSVGRAVLYVGSGHPDVMDSVRGTEWRVEQVDTVDGVREQLDGVDVVVSEHALPDGDGTDVVEAVTELRPETAVVLVPAGAGDPELARLAAERAGTRYVPTDTLDGPEDLAAVVGESTERVATDSQRYRRLVEQTTDVVVVVDRESGIEYADPTIEASLGYDPARLPGRDALSYIHPDDRDRVTAALDRAVESPDESVSVEFRVEDATGEYRWVAARARSFVDHTVIDGIVVTLRDVSDRKKRERELRRYETIVEAVDDLVFVLDEDGNFTFVNEAHESMTGYEGDALLGSSAAQSVPEDGIERTQEAIADLLTAEEQSHTTYEMDILTKDDERIPCETHLTLLTDENGEFCGTAGIVRDVSDRKEKEQLYSTVVTEANDGIVITQDEEVQFANEELARMLDGCREEIEGTSYADFLAPEYREFVVEGHMSTTPGANARFEAELRSLDGERVPVEVSTTRVRYQGGTGELAILRDISARKERERELELYETMLNAVPDPVYASNEDGEFVAINEATETVTGLDRADAIGDHVSVVMDEADVSRGQEVVQDLLANDDRDQGIYEMDLYTTDGDVIPIENHVGLLTDENGEFRGSVGVLRDISDRIRRERRLTVLNRALRHDLRNSMHVILANADLIERDVDDADVISKLGMIRNRAEKINSLSEKAREIEQILGDQTGARKSVDLAGLLTEQMETFREQHPDVTITADLPDSAWVRATELIDRAVENLVENSIQHTDDPEIDVAVEMDADTVAVTVADNGPGIPEKERRVVRQGSETPLDHASGLGLWLVAWITRDSGGEIIFEEPEDGGSAVRLELERCDPQDTESAAAAESGEHAE, encoded by the coding sequence ATGAGTGTTGGTCGGGCGGTGCTGTACGTGGGGTCGGGGCACCCCGACGTGATGGATTCGGTCCGGGGGACCGAATGGCGGGTCGAGCAGGTCGACACCGTGGACGGCGTCCGGGAGCAACTGGACGGCGTGGACGTCGTCGTGAGTGAGCACGCACTGCCGGACGGGGACGGGACCGACGTGGTCGAGGCCGTGACGGAGTTACGACCGGAGACGGCCGTGGTTCTCGTCCCGGCCGGAGCGGGGGACCCGGAGTTGGCGCGACTGGCCGCCGAGCGTGCGGGCACGCGGTACGTGCCGACCGACACGCTCGACGGACCGGAGGATTTGGCTGCAGTCGTCGGCGAGTCCACCGAGCGGGTCGCCACCGACAGCCAGCGGTACCGCCGACTGGTCGAACAGACGACCGACGTCGTCGTCGTCGTCGACCGCGAGAGCGGCATCGAGTACGCCGACCCGACCATCGAAGCGTCGCTCGGATACGACCCCGCGAGGCTCCCGGGGAGGGACGCGTTGTCGTACATCCACCCCGACGACCGTGACCGCGTTACGGCGGCTCTCGACCGGGCCGTCGAGTCGCCGGACGAGAGCGTCAGCGTCGAGTTCCGCGTCGAGGACGCCACGGGCGAGTACCGCTGGGTCGCCGCGCGGGCGCGGAGTTTCGTCGACCACACGGTGATAGACGGCATCGTCGTCACCCTCCGGGACGTGTCCGACCGCAAGAAGCGCGAACGGGAGTTACGCCGCTACGAGACCATCGTGGAGGCCGTCGACGACCTCGTGTTCGTCCTCGACGAGGACGGGAACTTCACCTTCGTCAACGAGGCTCACGAGTCGATGACGGGCTACGAGGGCGACGCCCTCCTCGGGAGCAGTGCCGCCCAGAGCGTCCCCGAGGACGGCATCGAGCGGACCCAAGAGGCCATCGCCGACCTCCTCACCGCCGAGGAGCAGTCCCACACGACCTACGAGATGGACATCCTGACCAAAGACGACGAGCGAATCCCGTGTGAGACACACCTCACGCTGTTGACCGACGAGAACGGCGAGTTCTGCGGCACGGCAGGCATCGTCCGGGACGTGTCCGACCGCAAGGAGAAAGAGCAACTCTACTCGACGGTCGTCACCGAGGCGAACGACGGCATCGTCATCACGCAGGACGAGGAAGTGCAGTTCGCCAACGAGGAACTGGCGCGGATGCTCGACGGGTGCCGCGAGGAGATAGAGGGGACCTCGTACGCCGACTTCCTCGCCCCGGAGTACCGCGAGTTCGTCGTCGAGGGGCACATGAGCACGACCCCCGGCGCGAACGCGCGGTTCGAGGCGGAACTCCGCTCGCTGGACGGGGAGCGAGTGCCAGTCGAAGTGAGTACGACCCGTGTGAGGTATCAGGGCGGCACCGGCGAACTCGCCATCCTCCGTGACATCTCCGCCCGCAAGGAGCGCGAGCGCGAACTGGAACTGTACGAGACGATGCTCAACGCCGTCCCCGACCCGGTGTACGCGAGCAACGAGGACGGAGAGTTCGTCGCCATCAACGAAGCCACTGAGACGGTGACCGGCCTCGACCGGGCGGACGCCATCGGCGACCACGTCTCGGTCGTGATGGACGAAGCCGACGTGTCCCGTGGCCAAGAGGTCGTACAAGACCTGCTCGCGAACGACGACCGCGACCAAGGCATCTACGAGATGGACCTCTACACGACCGACGGCGACGTGATACCGATAGAGAACCACGTCGGTCTGCTGACCGACGAGAACGGCGAGTTCCGCGGGTCGGTCGGCGTGCTTCGGGACATCAGCGACCGCATCCGCCGCGAGCGTCGTCTGACCGTCCTCAACCGCGCTCTGCGACACGACCTGCGCAACAGTATGCACGTCATCCTCGCCAACGCCGACCTCATCGAACGCGACGTCGACGACGCCGACGTGATATCGAAACTCGGGATGATACGCAACCGTGCCGAGAAGATAAACAGCCTGAGCGAGAAGGCCCGCGAGATAGAGCAGATACTCGGGGACCAGACGGGCGCGCGCAAGTCGGTCGACCTCGCTGGGTTGCTCACCGAGCAGATGGAGACGTTCCGCGAGCAACACCCCGACGTGACCATCACCGCCGACCTCCCCGATTCGGCGTGGGTCCGTGCGACCGAACTCATCGACCGCGCCGTCGAGAACCTCGTCGAGAACTCCATCCAGCACACCGACGACCCCGAAATCGACGTGGCTGTCGAGATGGACGCCGACACGGTGGCCGTGACCGTCGCCGACAACGGTCCCGGCATCCCGGAGAAAGAACGCAGAGTCGTCAGACAGGGCAGCGAGACGCCGCTCGACCACGCGAGCGGCCTCGGCCTGTGGCTGGTCGCGTGGATAACGCGGGACTCGGGCGGGGAAATCATCTTCGAGGAACCCGAGGACGGGGGGAGCGCGGTCCGCTTGGAACTGGAACGCTGTGACCCGCAGGACACGGAGTCGGCGGCGGCCGCCGAGTCGGGCGAACACGCCGAGTGA
- a CDS encoding DsbA family protein, with protein sequence MTRTRRRFLGAVAGATTVGAAGCLGGGQGSDDSAPATDESGESDGDGGSNGSGSGNTLGSHPATTGLDGQPRLGPPPGEAAGTIVAFEDPSCHRCRVFEEQTAPRIRSELVDPGDATLVFRGFPNVYPWGEVGVRALEATYARDADAHWALLDHYFDEQATFEGEGREAVLPRTREFLAAETAVDADAVVAAVEDGAADAAVETDLAAGEEAGVNGTPTVFLFRDGEYRTQATGSVGFEFVTTALGL encoded by the coding sequence ATGACACGGACACGGCGACGATTCCTCGGGGCCGTCGCGGGCGCGACGACTGTGGGGGCGGCCGGTTGTCTCGGCGGCGGACAGGGGAGCGACGATAGTGCCCCCGCAACCGACGAGAGCGGCGAAAGCGACGGGGACGGGGGAAGTAACGGTAGCGGGAGCGGGAACACACTCGGCAGTCACCCGGCGACAACTGGCCTCGACGGTCAACCGCGCCTCGGCCCGCCACCCGGCGAGGCGGCGGGGACCATCGTCGCCTTCGAGGACCCGTCCTGTCACCGCTGTCGGGTCTTCGAGGAGCAGACGGCCCCGCGCATCCGCTCGGAACTGGTCGACCCCGGCGACGCGACGCTCGTGTTCCGGGGCTTCCCGAACGTGTATCCGTGGGGCGAAGTCGGCGTCAGGGCACTGGAGGCGACCTACGCCCGCGACGCCGACGCACACTGGGCACTCCTCGACCACTACTTCGACGAGCAAGCCACGTTCGAGGGCGAGGGACGCGAGGCGGTCCTCCCGCGAACCCGGGAGTTCCTCGCCGCCGAGACGGCGGTCGACGCCGACGCGGTGGTGGCGGCCGTCGAGGACGGTGCCGCCGACGCCGCCGTCGAGACCGACCTCGCGGCCGGGGAGGAGGCAGGCGTGAACGGCACGCCGACCGTGTTCCTGTTCCGGGACGGGGAGTACCGGACGCAGGCCACCGGGAGCGTGGGCTTCGAGTTCGTCACGACGGCACTGGGGCTGTGA
- a CDS encoding ornithine cyclodeaminase family domain, translated as MTVSREVELEGHIIDSGMMQTCFGIIMDMGGAFEVEEFRIGRRKDEHSYARLLVTADTEADLQSIVHELHQNGANPADPKDATLEPAPADQVVPKGFYSTTNHPTEIRYRGEWVEVEDIEMDCAVVVEDGEARSGSERPSGEGSEPRDGESPRAYTKVLNAIEADDLVVTGEAGIRVNPPERPRGSEGAFGFMQGGVSSERPSETTIANIAEAIQETKAEGGKVLAVCGPALVHSGAREDLARLVREGYVDMISAGNGFAVHDIERDIYGTSLGMDTESLDHPRKGHKHHIYTISEVIRSGSIPEAVADGTIESGVMYECVDNDVPFVLAGSIRDDGPLPDTITDAVEAQNAIRKQAHEADMVLMLSTMLHSVAVGNCLPSTTRVVCVDINPATVTQLLDRGSAQAVGMVTDIGTFVPILAEKILDE; from the coding sequence ATGACTGTCTCGCGCGAAGTCGAACTCGAAGGCCACATCATCGACTCGGGGATGATGCAGACCTGTTTCGGCATCATCATGGACATGGGTGGTGCCTTCGAGGTCGAGGAGTTTCGAATCGGCCGCCGCAAGGACGAACACTCCTACGCCCGCCTGCTCGTCACCGCTGACACCGAGGCCGACCTCCAGTCCATCGTCCACGAACTCCACCAGAACGGCGCGAACCCGGCCGACCCGAAAGACGCCACGCTCGAACCGGCTCCCGCCGACCAAGTGGTCCCGAAGGGGTTCTACTCGACGACGAACCACCCCACCGAGATTCGCTACCGGGGCGAGTGGGTCGAAGTCGAGGACATCGAGATGGACTGTGCCGTGGTGGTGGAGGACGGCGAGGCACGGAGTGGCTCGGAACGGCCGAGCGGCGAAGGGAGTGAGCCGCGAGACGGTGAGAGTCCACGGGCGTACACCAAGGTCCTCAACGCTATCGAGGCCGACGACCTCGTGGTGACGGGCGAAGCCGGTATCCGGGTCAACCCGCCCGAACGCCCGCGCGGGTCCGAGGGGGCGTTCGGGTTCATGCAGGGCGGTGTCTCCTCGGAGCGACCCTCCGAGACGACCATCGCCAACATCGCCGAGGCGATTCAGGAGACGAAAGCCGAGGGCGGGAAGGTGCTGGCCGTCTGTGGCCCGGCACTCGTCCACTCGGGCGCGCGGGAGGACCTCGCCCGGTTGGTCCGCGAGGGCTACGTCGACATGATTTCGGCAGGCAACGGCTTCGCCGTCCACGACATCGAGCGTGACATCTACGGCACGTCGCTCGGGATGGACACCGAGAGTCTCGACCACCCCCGGAAGGGCCACAAACACCACATCTACACCATCAGCGAGGTCATCCGCTCGGGGTCCATCCCCGAGGCCGTCGCGGACGGAACCATCGAGTCCGGCGTGATGTACGAGTGCGTTGACAACGACGTGCCGTTCGTCCTCGCGGGGTCCATCCGCGACGACGGCCCCCTGCCGGACACTATCACCGATGCCGTCGAGGCCCAGAACGCCATCCGCAAGCAGGCACACGAGGCCGACATGGTGTTGATGCTCTCGACGATGCTCCACTCCGTGGCCGTCGGCAACTGCCTGCCCTCGACGACGCGTGTCGTCTGTGTCGACATCAACCCCGCCACCGTCACCCAACTGCTGGACCGTGGCTCCGCCCAAGCCGTCGGGATGGTCACCGACATCGGGACGTTCGTGCCGATTCTCGCCGAGAAGATTCTAGACGAGTAA
- a CDS encoding DUF7553 family protein, with protein sequence MTHDELQTAATQVASAGDATDGEAADRLAELADQLDALATGDADPDHGRLARIQRSLADLTDEAGTDATAAIEDADDAINQFRETLEGV encoded by the coding sequence ATGACGCACGACGAACTCCAGACCGCCGCGACACAGGTCGCATCCGCCGGCGACGCCACGGACGGCGAGGCCGCCGACCGTCTCGCGGAACTCGCAGACCAACTCGACGCACTCGCCACCGGTGACGCGGACCCCGACCACGGCCGCCTCGCCCGCATCCAGCGGAGTCTCGCCGACCTGACTGACGAGGCTGGGACCGACGCAACCGCGGCCATCGAGGACGCCGACGACGCCATCAACCAGTTCCGGGAGACGCTCGAAGGCGTCTGA